A region from the Aphis gossypii isolate Hap1 chromosome 1, ASM2018417v2, whole genome shotgun sequence genome encodes:
- the LOC114127947 gene encoding complex I assembly factor ACAD9, mitochondrial-like: protein MSLYRFKIISLYRNYSQAAAAVSNQPHNYGEAVDKKNPSFAKSLYVGNFVHAAFTKNTKEVSLPKLNKLFGICVSKEFGGLELSSASVSEAYKRINFADLRENIAHGSVVKCINMTGTDEQKRKILPQLASGECVASFCIYENKHGYDIQNNETKATQKNGKWIINGSKQWVMNGERANMFLVLAKTMDECNRPESEHNFFTTFLVKKSQNSGIKITAEGNHYNVTFNNVEADCILGSENEGLNCYTMLFNSDFLESSSATLGEVKNIVQRTSKHFHTHDRSSLIKLGKLNSHLYTMDCVLEFTSQILDTYDPKSDYELILARLFVSETTRSCLNLLNDLGLSKKSFKYIENSLLFEGRSNLLPVVGALLGIQYAGQFMAEDVKQLRNPLMFPKYTLSHIMKIQRSLKNKPKLNHYIEKHLHPSLQKQALDLEYCLSRLQFGIQNMFINLGPDTCYYQMILERANSVAMDLFALAAVLHRVSQKLYNSNTQPYPTELIFANVFCNSIREKCSQSVDEILDAPHNVVDPHYKVIGQNCFVEKNYFFEHPLKRNIF, encoded by the coding sequence atGTCGTTGTATAGATTTAAGATTATTTCTCTGTATCGCAATTACTCGCAAGCCGCCGCTGCGGTTTCTAACCAGCCCCATAATTATGGGGAAGccgttgataaaaaaaatccttctTTTGCAAAAAGTTTATACGTAGGAAATTTTGTACATGCAGCATTTACCAAAAATACCAAAGAAGTCAGTTTACCaaagttgaataaattattcggCATCTGTGTATCTAAAGAATTTGGAGGTTTAGAACTGTCTTCAGCTTCAGTTTCGGAAGCTTATAAGCGAATTAATTTCGCTGACTTAAGAGAAAACATTGCTCATGGTAGTGTTGTGAAGTGCATTAATATGACCGGAACTGAtgaacaaaaaagaaaaattttaccaCAACTAGCTTCTGGTGAGTGCGTAGcatcattttgtatttatgaaaacaaacaTGGATATGATATTCAAAACAATGAAACTAAAGCCACtcaaaaaaatggaaaatggaTAATAAATGGCTCAAAACAATGGGTTATGAATGGAGAACGAGCCAATATGTTTCTGGTACTCGCTAAAACCATGGATGAATGCAATCGTCCAGAGAGTGAACACAATTTTTTCACTACCTTTTTGGTTAAGAAGTCACAAAATAgtggtattaaaattactgCTGAAGGAAATCACTATAATGTGACATTCAATAATGTTGAAGCTGATTGTATATTAGGATCAGAAAATGAAGGCCTAAACTGTTATACAATGTTGTTCAATAGTGATTTTTTGGAGTCTTCTTCTGCTACATTAGgtgaagtaaaaaatattgttcaaagAACTTCTAAACATTTCCATACCCACGATCGGTCTAGTTTGATTAAACTAGGAAAGCTTAATAGCCATTTGTACACTATGGACTGTGTTTTGGAATTTACTAGTCAAATATTAGATACTTACGACCCTAAAAGTGACTATGAGCTGATTCTTGCTCGTTTGTTTGTGAGTGAAACTACACGTAGTTGCTTAAATTTGTTGAATGACTTAGGTCTATCCAAGaagtcatttaaatatattgaaaattcgttattatttgAAGGTAGATCAAATTTATTACCAGTTGTTGGTGCACTACTTGGTATTCAGTATGCTGGGCAGTTTATGGCAGAAGATGTAAAACAACTAAGAAATCCACTTATGTTTCCAAAGTATACATTAAGTCATATTATGAAAATCCAACGTtcgttgaaaaataaaccaaaattgaATCATTACATTGAGAAGCACTTGCATCCATCACTTCAGAAACAAGCATTGGACCTAGAGTATTGCTTAAGTAGATTGCAATTTGGTATTCAGAACATGTTTATCAATCTTGGCCCAGACACTTGCTATTATCAAATGATACTCGAAAGAGCTAACAGTGTTGCTATGGATTTGTTTGCTTTAGCAGCTGTGTTACATAGAGTATcacaaaaactttataattcaaatacacAACCATATCCTACAGAACTAATTTTCGCCAATGTATTTTGCAACAGCATCCGTGAAAAGTGCAGTCAAAGTGTAGACGAAATACTAGATGCTCCACACAATGTTGTGGATCcacattataaagttattggccaaaattgttttgttgaaaaaaattatttctttgaaCATCCtttgaaaagaaatattttttga
- the LOC114127959 gene encoding phosphatidylinositol N-acetylglucosaminyltransferase subunit P: MITSETPRQNTPSPTESRANYGFALYLASKTAFVVYLAWAFIPSHWLEYIGLTYLPQKYWAITIPVWVCFVIVVITLLYPAINMLLVPPMNDPRILTDSFARETINEVRPGGIPTVSDLDLSESSVTLLTVIESGSK; encoded by the exons ATGATCACTTCTGAAACTCCTCGTCAAAATACTCCATCACCAACCGAAAGTCGAGCCAATTATGGTTTCGCCTTATACTTAGCTTCTAAGACTGCATTTGTTGTATACTTAGCATGGGCATTTATACCAAGTCATTGGTTGGAATATATTGGTCTAACATACCTACCACAAAAGTACTGGGCAATAACTATACCTGTATGGGTATGTTTTGTCATTGTGGTCATTACTCTTTTATATCCAGCTATTAATATGCTGCTTGTTCCACCTATGAATGATCCACGTATATTAACAGACTCATTTGCTCGAGAAACAATTAATGAAGTCCGTCCTGGAGGTATACCAACAGTTTCGGACCTTGATCTTTCAGAA TCTAGTGTTACCCTATTGACAGTGATCGAAAGTGGCTCAAAATAA